The Megasphaera stantonii genome includes a window with the following:
- a CDS encoding sigma 54-interacting transcriptional regulator produces the protein MNGEAAFRRYADFDAILNSIYCAIFIVHTDGRAVYRNGAADELKAELGVTEDELIGALEAQIDVVHGQGRFAVAVEGGMIICHLLPWTQAGQRQGSIIVAHISGKERCSAQELDNVIDVLEEIDAILEVVADGIVVADKNGVIIRVNKALETTFGIKRRDVLGRSMEILDREHSVCGELVRKMNEDPKRIVVSGTYKQKELLCTGAPIFDRQHRLKTIVISIQDMSALNTLRKKLEEQRLYTKSYMREISLFNGSGGPIVAHSPAMKKILHLVHVVADVESVVLITGESGTGKEVVVNEIYHTSRRKDKPFIKINCGAIPDTLFESELFGYESGAFTGARRQGKVGFFELANKGTLLLDEVGELSLAAQVKLLRVIQEKEVQRIGAAKPVKVDVRLIAATNKDLWSMVCQGTFRQDLYYRLNVIHIHIPPLRERREDIIPLVNYFLKYFNEKYGKEKEISPELYRFLMRQDWPGNIRELENAVETMIVLPSENKLTPSHFVGKGTGEDSGAAVKVQRLVPWKRAVEEMEKELLMQAYREYRSTRAMAKALEIDQSTVVRKMKKWGVGSHEKDKNDAI, from the coding sequence ATGAACGGAGAGGCGGCGTTTCGCCGATATGCAGACTTTGACGCAATACTGAATTCTATTTACTGCGCGATTTTTATCGTCCATACAGACGGCCGCGCCGTATACCGCAATGGAGCGGCTGACGAGCTCAAGGCGGAATTAGGCGTGACGGAGGATGAGCTTATCGGCGCGCTGGAGGCGCAAATCGACGTCGTACATGGGCAGGGGCGCTTTGCCGTCGCAGTAGAGGGGGGCATGATTATCTGCCATCTCCTGCCCTGGACCCAGGCCGGTCAGCGGCAGGGCAGCATTATCGTCGCCCATATATCGGGGAAAGAGCGGTGCTCCGCCCAGGAATTGGACAACGTCATAGACGTACTGGAAGAAATCGACGCTATTTTGGAGGTCGTCGCCGACGGCATCGTCGTGGCCGATAAAAACGGCGTCATCATCCGGGTCAACAAGGCCTTGGAAACGACCTTCGGCATCAAGCGGCGCGACGTCTTGGGGCGGTCTATGGAAATACTTGACCGGGAGCATTCCGTCTGCGGCGAACTGGTCCGCAAGATGAACGAAGACCCGAAGCGCATCGTCGTGTCGGGAACGTACAAGCAAAAGGAGCTCTTGTGCACCGGCGCGCCCATATTCGACCGGCAGCACCGCCTCAAGACCATCGTCATCAGCATACAGGACATGTCGGCTCTCAATACGCTGCGCAAAAAGCTGGAAGAGCAGCGGCTGTACACGAAGAGCTATATGCGGGAAATATCCTTGTTCAACGGCAGCGGCGGCCCCATCGTGGCCCACAGCCCGGCCATGAAGAAGATACTTCATCTGGTGCACGTCGTCGCCGACGTCGAGTCCGTCGTATTGATTACGGGCGAGTCGGGAACGGGGAAGGAAGTCGTCGTCAACGAAATTTATCACACGAGCCGGCGAAAGGACAAGCCTTTTATCAAGATAAACTGCGGCGCCATCCCCGACACCTTGTTCGAGTCGGAGCTGTTCGGCTATGAAAGCGGCGCCTTTACAGGTGCGCGGCGGCAGGGCAAGGTCGGCTTTTTCGAGCTGGCCAACAAGGGAACCCTGCTCCTGGACGAGGTGGGCGAGCTCAGCCTGGCAGCGCAGGTCAAGCTGCTCCGTGTCATACAGGAAAAAGAAGTGCAGCGCATCGGCGCGGCCAAGCCGGTCAAGGTAGACGTCCGCCTGATCGCGGCGACGAACAAGGACTTGTGGAGTATGGTCTGTCAGGGGACGTTCCGGCAGGACTTGTATTATCGCCTCAACGTCATTCACATCCATATTCCGCCGCTGCGGGAGCGGCGCGAGGACATCATCCCCCTGGTCAACTATTTCCTGAAATATTTCAATGAAAAGTACGGCAAGGAAAAGGAGATTTCTCCGGAACTGTACCGCTTCCTCATGCGTCAGGACTGGCCGGGCAATATCCGCGAGCTGGAAAACGCCGTCGAGACGATGATCGTCCTGCCGTCGGAAAACAAGCTGACGCCCAGCCATTTTGTCGGCAAGGGAACGGGCGAGGATTCCGGGGCGGCCGTCAAGGTGCAGCGTCTCGTGCCGTGGAAGCGGGCCGTAGAAGAAATGGAAAAAGAGCTGCTGATGCAGGCGTACCGGGAATACCGCTCGACGCGGGCCATGGCGAAGGCGCTGGAGATAGACCAGTCAACGGTCGTGCGGAAAATGAAAAAATGGGGCGTCGGCTCCCATGAAAAGGATAAAAACGATGCAATATAG
- a CDS encoding SufB/SufD family protein, which produces MDKYQEHLLEVIADLHGIPEGAYNIRSNGQSVGRASTAHIEIEPQKDRPGINVYIKPETQHEAVHIPVVLSQAGLKDVVYNDFYVGEGADVVIVAGCGIHCGSDDGSQHDGIHTFHIGKNARVRYVEKHYGDGDGKGQKIMNPETIVHMEEGSYMEMETTQIKGVDSTKRVTKADLAASATFIVKEKLMTDGVQFAETEFEVELNGKDSSTDVVSRAVARGTSHQIFRAKVIGNAQCHGHSACDSIIMDDAKISAIPELTANDTDAALIHEAAIGKIAGEQLTKLMTLGLTAEEAEEMIIQGFLK; this is translated from the coding sequence ATGGATAAGTATCAAGAACATTTGCTGGAAGTCATCGCCGATTTGCATGGCATTCCTGAAGGCGCATATAATATCCGCTCGAACGGCCAGAGCGTCGGCCGCGCTTCGACGGCTCATATCGAAATCGAACCGCAGAAGGACCGTCCGGGCATCAACGTGTATATTAAGCCGGAAACGCAGCACGAAGCCGTGCACATTCCCGTCGTCCTGAGCCAGGCCGGTCTCAAGGATGTCGTATACAATGATTTTTATGTCGGAGAAGGGGCCGATGTGGTTATCGTCGCCGGCTGCGGCATCCACTGCGGCAGCGACGACGGCTCGCAGCACGACGGAATTCATACCTTCCATATCGGCAAGAATGCCCGCGTCCGCTATGTAGAAAAGCACTACGGCGACGGGGACGGCAAGGGCCAGAAGATCATGAACCCGGAAACCATCGTCCATATGGAAGAAGGCAGCTATATGGAAATGGAAACGACGCAGATTAAGGGCGTCGACTCGACGAAGCGCGTCACGAAGGCTGATTTGGCAGCCAGCGCGACGTTTATCGTCAAGGAAAAGCTCATGACCGACGGCGTGCAGTTTGCCGAAACGGAGTTTGAAGTTGAACTGAACGGCAAGGATTCCAGCACGGATGTCGTATCCCGCGCCGTCGCCCGCGGCACGTCCCATCAGATTTTCCGGGCCAAGGTCATCGGCAATGCCCAGTGCCACGGCCATTCAGCCTGCGACTCCATCATCATGGACGACGCCAAGATTTCGGCGATTCCTGAGCTGACGGCCAACGATACGGACGCGGCCCTGATTCACGAAGCGGCTATCGGCAAGATTGCCGGCGAACAGCTGACCAAGCTCATGACGTTAGGCCTTACGGCAGAAGAAGCGGAAGAAATGATCATCCAGGGCTTCTTAAAATAA
- a CDS encoding ABC transporter ATP-binding protein, producing the protein MLELRHVSFSVPDENGTKNTKEILKDINLVIDEQKFVVITGPNGGGKSTLAKLIAGIEKPTSGQIFFNGQDITDWDITKRAQNGIGYAFQQPVRFKGITVMDLLCLAAGNKKLDKCVVCQYLSEVGLCAENYINREVDASLSGGELKRIEIATIVARKNTELALFDEPEAGIDLWSFHKLIKVFERMHDQKQSILIISHQERILNIADEIVLIADGTVRKVGTKEEVLPELMDVVGNCKFYKEEV; encoded by the coding sequence ATGTTAGAATTACGCCATGTATCGTTTTCCGTTCCCGACGAAAATGGTACGAAAAATACAAAGGAAATTTTAAAAGATATCAATCTGGTCATCGACGAACAGAAATTCGTCGTCATTACCGGCCCGAACGGCGGCGGCAAATCGACGCTGGCTAAATTAATCGCCGGCATTGAAAAGCCGACGAGCGGCCAGATTTTCTTCAACGGCCAGGACATTACGGACTGGGACATTACGAAGCGGGCCCAGAACGGCATCGGCTACGCCTTTCAGCAGCCTGTGCGCTTCAAGGGCATCACCGTCATGGACCTGCTCTGTCTGGCGGCGGGCAATAAGAAGCTCGACAAATGCGTCGTCTGTCAATACCTGTCCGAAGTCGGCCTGTGCGCAGAAAATTACATCAACCGCGAAGTGGACGCGTCCTTGTCGGGCGGCGAATTGAAGCGCATTGAAATCGCCACGATCGTAGCCCGCAAGAACACGGAGCTGGCGTTGTTTGACGAACCAGAAGCCGGTATCGACTTATGGAGCTTCCATAAGCTCATCAAGGTATTTGAAAGAATGCACGACCAGAAGCAGTCGATTCTCATCATTTCCCATCAGGAACGCATTCTCAACATTGCCGATGAAATTGTCCTCATTGCCGACGGCACGGTCCGCAAAGTCGGCACGAAGGAAGAAGTCCTTCCTGAATTGATGGACGTCGTAGGAAACTGCAAGTTTTATAAGGAGGAAGTCTGA